In Acropora palmata chromosome 7, jaAcrPala1.3, whole genome shotgun sequence, one genomic interval encodes:
- the LOC141886909 gene encoding uncharacterized protein LOC141886909 produces the protein MLHKKDIWGGTVQSLHVGRKDAEDQLKRELRGDISVNPEKRVDEIQDKKSQRKRKKKSYGTDFEEDDSTSETEVNDGMYILTLVSGGNRAGTGPEQGIGPRKKMEGPIQFLS, from the exons ATGCTGCACAAAAAGGATATCTGGGGTGGCACAGTTCAATCGCTTCATG TTGGCAGGAAGGACGCAGAGGATCAGCTCAAAAGAGAGCTTCGTGGTGACATTAGTGTCAACCCTGAAAAGCGGGTGGATGAAATTCAGGATAAAAAGTCAcaaagaaagaggaagaagaagagttATGGGACTGATTTTGAAGAAGATGACAGTACTAGTGAGACTGAAGTAAATGATGGTATGTATATTTTGACTCTTGTTAGTGGAGGGAACAGGGCCGGAACAGGGCCAGAACAGGGCATTGGGCCTCGGAAAAAAATGGAAGGTCCTATCCAGTTTCTAAGTTAA